The following proteins are co-located in the Streptomyces sp. DT2A-34 genome:
- a CDS encoding SDR family NAD(P)-dependent oxidoreductase, producing MARNVVISGGGTGIGLAAAQLFAADGDQVLLLGRRAEVLEQAGVPGALTYAADLSKPRGVRGVERFVASEFGTVDVLIHSAGGAGYLEPTVDSDEPLDVVLHNWTLNFGLNTLTAALLTEALKDRLADPGGRVLFLSSIAAFRGSGSGAYAASKAALHPYAHDLARQLGPRGITVNVVAPGYVEDTDFFGDTMDQERHERLVAETSTGRAATPGDVAATLHWLASHAAGHITSQIIQVNGGAERGH from the coding sequence ATGGCTCGCAACGTTGTCATCAGTGGTGGCGGTACAGGAATCGGGCTCGCGGCGGCGCAGCTGTTCGCGGCGGACGGGGATCAGGTGCTGCTGCTCGGGCGGCGCGCCGAGGTGCTGGAGCAGGCCGGTGTGCCCGGGGCCCTCACCTATGCGGCGGATCTGAGCAAGCCGCGCGGCGTGCGGGGCGTGGAGCGGTTCGTGGCGTCGGAGTTCGGCACCGTGGACGTACTGATCCACAGCGCCGGAGGCGCCGGCTACCTGGAGCCCACGGTGGACAGCGACGAGCCCCTCGACGTCGTCCTGCACAACTGGACCCTCAACTTCGGCCTCAACACCCTGACCGCGGCCCTGCTCACCGAGGCGCTGAAGGACCGGCTCGCCGACCCCGGCGGGCGGGTGCTGTTCCTCAGCTCCATCGCCGCCTTCCGGGGGTCCGGCAGCGGGGCGTACGCGGCGTCCAAGGCGGCGCTGCATCCGTACGCCCATGATCTGGCCCGGCAGTTGGGGCCGCGCGGGATCACCGTGAACGTGGTCGCGCCCGGCTATGTCGAGGACACCGACTTCTTCGGCGACACGATGGACCAGGAGCGGCACGAGCGGCTCGTCGCGGAGACCTCGACCGGGCGGGCCGCCACGCCGGGGGACGTCGCCGCGACCCTGCACTGGCTGGCGTCGCACGCCGCCGGGCACATCACCTCGCAGATCATCCAGGTCAACGGCGGGGCCGAGCGCGGCCACTGA
- a CDS encoding thioredoxin domain-containing protein, which produces MSKRNSQAAKTAARERLRAEREREAKRSKVRRQIIVACSVVGVLAAAGGIGYAVVQASKPSHWEAVKDEKVVAPAHTTGTNGTTVIIGKDSAKKTLKIYEDPRCPVCASFEQAAGSVVDKDIEAGKYKIQFIGGTFLDGDQLNDGKIGANAEGSKNAMSAMGAALNVSTDAFLDYKTALYSAKYHPEESDDKFKDDDYLIEVANTVPALKNNTKFQNAVKNGTYDAWALAMSKSFDTNKDGVTGTPSFVMDGTQLKTSNPNQPWTAAEFTKAVDAALKG; this is translated from the coding sequence ATGAGCAAGCGGAACAGCCAGGCAGCGAAGACGGCGGCCCGGGAGCGGCTGCGCGCCGAGCGCGAGCGCGAGGCCAAGCGGTCGAAGGTCAGGCGGCAGATCATCGTCGCCTGCTCGGTCGTCGGCGTCCTGGCGGCGGCGGGCGGCATAGGTTACGCCGTCGTCCAGGCCAGCAAGCCCAGCCACTGGGAGGCGGTGAAGGACGAGAAGGTCGTCGCCCCGGCCCACACCACGGGCACGAACGGCACGACCGTCATCATCGGCAAGGACAGCGCCAAGAAGACCCTCAAGATCTACGAGGACCCGCGCTGTCCCGTCTGCGCCTCGTTCGAGCAGGCCGCCGGTTCGGTCGTCGACAAGGACATCGAGGCCGGCAAGTACAAGATCCAGTTCATCGGCGGCACGTTCCTCGACGGCGACCAGCTGAACGACGGCAAGATCGGCGCCAACGCCGAGGGCTCCAAGAACGCGATGAGCGCCATGGGCGCCGCGCTGAACGTGAGCACGGATGCGTTCCTCGACTACAAGACCGCGCTCTACTCGGCGAAGTACCACCCCGAGGAGTCGGACGACAAGTTCAAGGACGACGACTACCTCATCGAGGTCGCGAACACCGTCCCCGCCCTCAAGAACAACACCAAGTTCCAGAACGCCGTGAAGAACGGCACGTACGACGCCTGGGCGCTGGCCATGTCGAAGAGCTTCGACACCAACAAGGACGGCGTGACGGGGACCCCGAGCTTCGTCATGGACGGCACGCAGCTCAAGACCTCCAACCCCAACCAGCCGTGGACGGCGGCTGAGTTCACCAAGGCGGTGGACGCGGCCCTCAAGGGCTGA
- a CDS encoding alkaline phosphatase — translation MTSRYRSPEQLNSLTPRRRTVVKAAAATAVLAGPLAAALPARAAEQAPAFLHGVASGDPLPDGVLLWTRVTPTAEAVPGSGLGPDTEVSWIVARDKALTNIVAKGSTTATAASDHTVKADIRGLEPATDYWFRFSAGGTDSPAARTRTAPTANASVEGLRFGVVSCANWEGGYFSSYRHLAARGDLDAWLHLGDYIYEYGTGEYGTRGTVVRQTAPTHEILTLADYRIRHGKYKTDPDLQALHTKAPVIAIWDDHEIANDAWSGGAENHTEGAEGTWAARQAAAKQAYFEWMPVRPAIAGTTYRRLRFGKLADLSLLDLRSFRSQQVKVGNGEVDDPDRTLTGRAQLDWLKAGLKSSDTTWRLVGNSVMISPFAIGSLTADLLKPLAKLMGLPQEGLALNPDQWDGYTDDRRELLAHLRSNAIRNTVFLTGDIHMAWANDVPVDAGTYPLSASAATEFVVTSVTSDNLDDIVKVPEGTLSAIAAPIIKAANRHVHWVDTDRHGYGVLDITAERAQMDYYVLSDKTKKDATASWARSYRTRSGTQKVERTYDPV, via the coding sequence GTGACCAGTCGATACAGATCACCAGAGCAGCTCAACTCCCTTACCCCTCGCCGCCGTACGGTCGTCAAGGCCGCGGCGGCGACGGCTGTCCTGGCCGGCCCGCTCGCCGCCGCGCTGCCCGCCCGGGCCGCCGAGCAGGCCCCCGCCTTCCTGCACGGTGTCGCCTCCGGCGACCCGTTGCCCGACGGCGTCCTGCTGTGGACCCGGGTGACGCCGACCGCCGAGGCCGTACCCGGCTCCGGGCTCGGCCCGGACACCGAGGTCAGCTGGATCGTCGCCCGGGACAAGGCGTTGACGAACATCGTGGCCAAGGGCTCGACCACCGCGACCGCCGCCTCCGACCACACCGTCAAGGCCGACATACGGGGCCTGGAGCCGGCCACCGACTACTGGTTCCGCTTCTCGGCGGGCGGCACGGACTCCCCGGCGGCGCGTACCCGCACCGCGCCGACGGCGAACGCGTCCGTCGAGGGCCTGCGCTTCGGCGTGGTCTCCTGCGCCAACTGGGAGGGCGGTTACTTCTCGTCGTACCGCCATCTCGCGGCCCGCGGCGACCTGGACGCCTGGCTCCACCTGGGCGACTACATCTACGAGTACGGCACCGGCGAGTACGGCACGCGCGGCACCGTCGTACGCCAGACCGCGCCCACCCACGAGATCCTCACGCTCGCCGACTACCGCATCCGGCACGGCAAGTACAAAACGGACCCGGATCTGCAGGCCCTGCACACGAAGGCGCCGGTCATCGCGATCTGGGACGACCACGAGATCGCCAACGACGCCTGGTCGGGCGGCGCCGAGAACCACACCGAGGGCGCCGAGGGCACCTGGGCCGCGCGTCAGGCCGCCGCCAAGCAGGCCTACTTCGAGTGGATGCCGGTGCGCCCGGCGATCGCCGGCACCACCTACCGCCGCCTGCGCTTCGGCAAGCTCGCCGACCTCTCCCTGCTCGACCTGCGCTCCTTCCGCTCGCAGCAGGTGAAGGTCGGCAACGGTGAGGTCGACGACCCGGACCGCACGCTCACCGGGCGAGCCCAACTGGACTGGCTGAAGGCGGGGCTGAAGTCCTCCGACACCACCTGGCGGCTGGTCGGCAACTCGGTGATGATCTCGCCGTTCGCGATCGGCTCCCTCACCGCGGACCTGCTCAAGCCGCTGGCCAAGCTGATGGGCCTGCCGCAGGAGGGCCTCGCCCTCAACCCCGACCAGTGGGACGGCTACACGGACGACCGCCGGGAGCTGCTCGCCCACCTGCGCTCGAACGCGATCCGCAACACCGTGTTCCTGACCGGCGACATCCACATGGCGTGGGCCAACGACGTGCCGGTGGACGCCGGTACGTATCCGCTGTCCGCCTCCGCCGCCACGGAGTTCGTCGTCACCTCGGTCACCTCGGACAACCTCGACGACATCGTCAAGGTCCCCGAGGGCACGCTCTCCGCGATCGCAGCGCCGATCATCAAGGCCGCCAACCGGCACGTCCACTGGGTCGACACCGACCGCCACGGCTACGGCGTCCTGGACATCACGGCCGAGCGGGCGCAGATGGACTACTACGTCCTGTCCGACAAGACCAAGAAGGACGCGACCGCCTCCTGGGCGCGCTCGTACCGCACCCGCAGCGGGACGCAGAAGGTCGAGCGGACGTACGACCCCGTCTGA
- a CDS encoding dienelactone hydrolase family protein, with the protein MNIMLFHSTYGLRPAVRQAADRLRAAGHEVWTPDLFEGRAFETVEEGMEYNDRIGKDELLKRAVLAAAPYSERGLVYAGFSLGASIAQTLALGDEKARGVLLLHGTSDIAANASVDELPVQLHVAEPDPFETDDWLSAWYLQMGRAGADVEVYRYAGAGHLFTDPDLPDYDEEAAEATWRVALGFLETL; encoded by the coding sequence ATGAACATCATGCTCTTTCACTCGACCTATGGCCTCAGGCCCGCGGTGCGCCAGGCCGCGGACCGGCTGCGGGCCGCCGGACACGAGGTGTGGACGCCGGACCTCTTCGAGGGGCGCGCGTTCGAGACCGTCGAGGAAGGCATGGAGTACAACGACCGGATCGGCAAGGACGAGCTGCTGAAGCGAGCCGTGCTCGCCGCCGCGCCCTACTCGGAGCGAGGCCTGGTGTACGCCGGGTTCTCGCTCGGCGCCTCCATCGCGCAGACCCTCGCGCTCGGCGACGAGAAGGCGCGCGGGGTGCTGCTCCTGCACGGCACCTCGGACATCGCGGCGAACGCCTCGGTGGACGAGCTGCCGGTGCAGCTGCATGTCGCCGAGCCGGACCCGTTCGAGACGGACGACTGGCTGAGCGCCTGGTATCTGCAGATGGGCAGAGCGGGCGCCGACGTCGAGGTGTACAGATACGCCGGGGCGGGCCACCTCTTCACCGACCCCGACCTGCCGGACTACGACGAGGAGGCCGCCGAGGCCACCTGGCGGGTGGCGCTCGGCTTCCTCGAAACCCTCTAG
- a CDS encoding mechanosensitive ion channel family protein: protein MENILRPLIVIGGSVLLTLIIGWATDRLMRKADERHNETPLWGLLRRARVPYQVVLCAALLRGAYDEAKLLEENKVAVGRLLTLVLIGAAAWLAIRIAAAVVETTYSRYARVHRDPARVRRVRTQVTLITRVVSAVVGVVAVAAMLLTFPAFRAAGASLLASAGILGIVAGVAAQSTLSNMFAGFQIAFGDMVRLGDTVVVDGEWGTVEEITLTFLTVRTWDERRITMPVSYFTSKAFENWSRGGAQMTGTVFLHLDHSAPLEKMRERLRDILRACPAWDGRDYGLVVTDSTPSTMEVRALVTAKDADDLWTVRVTVREQLISWVAEQHPYALPRVNATDAALPPGFPVPGAVPGRVPARRTHQHDHQPTARPDRP, encoded by the coding sequence ATGGAGAACATACTCCGACCGCTGATCGTGATCGGCGGCTCGGTGCTGCTCACCCTGATCATCGGGTGGGCCACCGACCGTCTGATGCGCAAGGCCGACGAACGGCACAACGAGACGCCGCTGTGGGGTCTGCTGCGCCGTGCCCGCGTCCCCTACCAGGTCGTCCTGTGCGCGGCCCTGCTCAGAGGGGCGTACGACGAGGCGAAGCTGCTGGAGGAGAACAAGGTCGCCGTCGGCCGGTTGCTGACGCTGGTGCTGATCGGGGCGGCGGCCTGGCTGGCGATCCGTATCGCGGCGGCGGTCGTGGAGACCACGTACAGCCGCTACGCCCGCGTCCACCGCGATCCGGCCCGGGTCCGGCGGGTGCGCACCCAGGTGACGTTGATCACGCGCGTGGTGTCGGCGGTCGTCGGCGTGGTGGCCGTGGCGGCGATGCTGCTGACGTTCCCGGCGTTCCGCGCCGCCGGCGCCTCGCTGCTGGCCTCGGCCGGCATCCTCGGCATCGTCGCCGGTGTCGCGGCCCAGTCCACGCTGAGCAACATGTTCGCCGGGTTCCAGATCGCCTTCGGGGACATGGTGCGCCTCGGGGACACGGTCGTGGTGGACGGCGAGTGGGGCACGGTCGAGGAGATCACGCTGACGTTCCTGACGGTGCGCACATGGGACGAACGCCGGATCACGATGCCCGTGTCGTACTTCACCTCGAAGGCCTTCGAGAACTGGTCGCGCGGTGGTGCCCAGATGACCGGCACCGTCTTCCTCCACCTCGACCACTCGGCACCGTTGGAGAAGATGCGCGAGCGGCTCCGCGACATCCTGCGCGCGTGCCCGGCGTGGGACGGCCGCGACTACGGCCTGGTCGTCACGGACTCGACACCGAGCACCATGGAGGTGCGGGCCCTGGTCACGGCGAAGGACGCGGACGACCTGTGGACGGTACGGGTCACGGTGCGCGAGCAGCTCATCAGCTGGGTGGCCGAGCAGCACCCGTACGCGCTGCCGCGCGTCAACGCGACGGACGCGGCCCTGCCGCCCGGCTTCCCCGTCCCCGGCGCCGTGCCCGGCCGCGTCCCGGCCCGCCGCACCCACCAGCACGACCATCAGCCGACAGCGCGGCCCGACCGGCCCTGA